Proteins found in one Toxotes jaculatrix isolate fToxJac2 chromosome 18, fToxJac2.pri, whole genome shotgun sequence genomic segment:
- the c18h17orf75 gene encoding protein Njmu-R1 isoform X1 has product MFTSQTSSFQDSIDVEERDDFDSEEIAGYSQKIQLNCYYTIYLYQGTRSEASGENVAWNQRRADSTTSQDDFSLTLIDSSLPSEAEPELRTYISRRLSKGALLGGMGNIATVELSIPEEAVGCYCCLLEQERSPEQPDADGNGYVICFMGGSEKGLNLFRLELDKYVQGLHSSLQTPELQNLETEVRPYLSRWYEESVMHIYRVVQLVQSNISFLLHAALSHTHVEVISSDERTKADVSRFIKAASLQGLSQQDTTTASLCKAISEDTQSDLVIDCSTSPPTLSNTVSNRFCDDWIQAFLNAAERCNPFLLRQILENFKLKAIQDMNSLKRFVRQAEMSHYALFRCCQFLQGCGNGDVLLQNARAEHSDLPEACSIITVLEEFLKEQSQAQA; this is encoded by the exons ATGTTTACCTCCCAGACTTCGTCCTTCCAGGATTCAATTGACgtggaagagagagatgacTTTGACAGCGAAGAAATTGCAGGATACAGCCAGAAAATTCAGCTGAACTGCTATTACACCATCTATCTTTATCAAGGAACAAG ATCTGAGGCTTCTGGGGAAAATGTGGCTTGGAACCAGAGAAGAGCAGACTCCACAACGAGTCAGGATGACTTTAG CCTGACACTAATTGACAGCAGCCTGCCATCAGAGGCTGAACCTGAGCTGCGGACCTACATTTCAAGGAGGCTGAGCAAAGGAGCCTTGCTTGGAGGGATGGGCAACATCGCCACTGTGGAACTCAG TATCCCAGAGGAGGCAGTCGGCTGCTACTGCTGTCTCCTGGAGCAGGAAAGATCTCCTGAACAACCTGATGCTGATGGCAATGGATATGTTATCTGCTTTATGGGTGGCTCTGAAAAAGGACTGAACTT ATTTAGATTAGAGCTTGATAAATACGTCCAAGGCCTGCATAGCAGCCTGCAAACCCCAGAG CTGCAAAACCTCGAGACGGAGGTGCGTCCCTATCTGAGCCGGTGGTACGAGGAGTCTGTGATGCACATTTACCGAGTGGTGCAGCTGGTCCAGAGCAACATCAGCTTCTTGCTGCACGCT GCTCTGAGTCACACACATGTAGAGGTCATCAGTTCAGACGAGAGGACAAAGGCTGATGTATCCAG GTTCATTAAAGCAGCCAGTTTGCAGGGTCTATCCCAGCAAGACACCACAACAGCTTCTCTATGTAAGGCTATCTCAGAGGACACACAGTCTGACCTGGTTATAGACTGCTCCACCAGTCCACCCACACTCTCTAACACTG TCAGCAATCGCTTCTGTGATGACTGGATTCAGGCATTTCTAAACGCTGCAGAGCGTTGTAATCCCTTCCTGCTCAGACAGATTCTGGAGAACTTCAAACTTAAG GCCATTCAGGACATGAACAGTCTGAAGCGCTTTGTGCGACAGGCAGAGATGAGTCACTACGCCTTGTTTCGATGCTGTCAGTTCCTGCAGGGCTGCGGAAATGGGGATGTGTTGCTGCAGAATGCCAGGGCTGAGCACAGCGACCTGCCTGAAGCATGCAGCATCATCACTGTCCTGGAGGAGTTCCTCAAGGAACAGTCCCAAGCCCAGGCCTGA
- the c18h17orf75 gene encoding protein Njmu-R1 isoform X2 translates to MFTSQTSSFQDSIDVEERDDFDSEEIAGYSQKIQLNCYYTIYLYQGTSLTLIDSSLPSEAEPELRTYISRRLSKGALLGGMGNIATVELSIPEEAVGCYCCLLEQERSPEQPDADGNGYVICFMGGSEKGLNLFRLELDKYVQGLHSSLQTPELQNLETEVRPYLSRWYEESVMHIYRVVQLVQSNISFLLHAALSHTHVEVISSDERTKADVSRFIKAASLQGLSQQDTTTASLCKAISEDTQSDLVIDCSTSPPTLSNTVSNRFCDDWIQAFLNAAERCNPFLLRQILENFKLKAIQDMNSLKRFVRQAEMSHYALFRCCQFLQGCGNGDVLLQNARAEHSDLPEACSIITVLEEFLKEQSQAQA, encoded by the exons ATGTTTACCTCCCAGACTTCGTCCTTCCAGGATTCAATTGACgtggaagagagagatgacTTTGACAGCGAAGAAATTGCAGGATACAGCCAGAAAATTCAGCTGAACTGCTATTACACCATCTATCTTTATCAAGGAACAAG CCTGACACTAATTGACAGCAGCCTGCCATCAGAGGCTGAACCTGAGCTGCGGACCTACATTTCAAGGAGGCTGAGCAAAGGAGCCTTGCTTGGAGGGATGGGCAACATCGCCACTGTGGAACTCAG TATCCCAGAGGAGGCAGTCGGCTGCTACTGCTGTCTCCTGGAGCAGGAAAGATCTCCTGAACAACCTGATGCTGATGGCAATGGATATGTTATCTGCTTTATGGGTGGCTCTGAAAAAGGACTGAACTT ATTTAGATTAGAGCTTGATAAATACGTCCAAGGCCTGCATAGCAGCCTGCAAACCCCAGAG CTGCAAAACCTCGAGACGGAGGTGCGTCCCTATCTGAGCCGGTGGTACGAGGAGTCTGTGATGCACATTTACCGAGTGGTGCAGCTGGTCCAGAGCAACATCAGCTTCTTGCTGCACGCT GCTCTGAGTCACACACATGTAGAGGTCATCAGTTCAGACGAGAGGACAAAGGCTGATGTATCCAG GTTCATTAAAGCAGCCAGTTTGCAGGGTCTATCCCAGCAAGACACCACAACAGCTTCTCTATGTAAGGCTATCTCAGAGGACACACAGTCTGACCTGGTTATAGACTGCTCCACCAGTCCACCCACACTCTCTAACACTG TCAGCAATCGCTTCTGTGATGACTGGATTCAGGCATTTCTAAACGCTGCAGAGCGTTGTAATCCCTTCCTGCTCAGACAGATTCTGGAGAACTTCAAACTTAAG GCCATTCAGGACATGAACAGTCTGAAGCGCTTTGTGCGACAGGCAGAGATGAGTCACTACGCCTTGTTTCGATGCTGTCAGTTCCTGCAGGGCTGCGGAAATGGGGATGTGTTGCTGCAGAATGCCAGGGCTGAGCACAGCGACCTGCCTGAAGCATGCAGCATCATCACTGTCCTGGAGGAGTTCCTCAAGGAACAGTCCCAAGCCCAGGCCTGA
- the LOC121198917 gene encoding uncharacterized protein LOC121198917 — MSVDGTKLLFEGFLQKRKDTLKIRWVTYWFRLQNTTLFFYTKENGNASHLRSYYYIHTVQSVREVQRADSKRFMFEIIMKNGKRKMLAAETAALRKEWVGHLWQAMHLSTSRASESRGSHLEEYELRDRLNTSTPVCSESVSMMESLPARPLSAPAPSVQILCETRGVTSSVCLSQELNSEEATYQNISFACNYQHQNGDNPNNPQWSSGALSNAEDGQEGDYDFLPPRNQTCETSVSGGMDEGVYDFPLSYRRSIAHQDPTESIYDVPGSLLRGTSDHTIEEQNEEEVYWRI; from the exons ATGTCTGTAGATGGGACTAAGCTATTGTTTGAAGGCTtcctgcagaaaagaaaagatactTTG AAAATACGATGGGTGACATATTGGTTCAGGCTTCAAAATACAACCTTGTTCTTCTATACCAAGGAGAATGGCAATGCT TCACACTTGAGAAGCTATTACTACATTCACACA GTGCAGTCGGTGCGAGAGGTCCAGAGAGCTGACAGCAAGCGCTTTATGTTTGAGATCATCATGaaaaatggaaagagaaaaatgttg GCAGCAGAGACGGCAGCTCTCAGAAAGGAGTGGGTAGGACACTTGTGGCAAGCCATGCATCTCTCTACCTCTAGGGCTTCAGAGTCCAGAGGCTCGCA CCTTGAAGAGTATGAGCTGCGAGACAGATTAAACACCAGCACACCGGTCTGCTCAGAGAGTGTCAGTATGATGGAGTCTCTACCTGCTCGGCCCCTCTCTGCCCCTGCTCCTTCCGTCCAAATCCTCTGTGAAACCAGGGGTGtcacctcctctgtctgcctgtctcagGAGCTGAACAGTGAGGAGGCCACATACCAAAACATATCGTTTGCCTGTAACTACCAGCATCAAAATG GTGATAATCCAAACAATCCTCAGTGGTCCAGCGGAGCACTGAGCAATGCAGAGGATGGACAAGAAGGAGACTATGACTTTTTACCACCTAGAAACC AGACATGCGAGACCAGTGTTTCAGGAGGGATGGACGAGGGCGTATATGACTTTCCTCTGTCATACAGGAGGTCTATTGCACACCAAG ACCCAACAGAGAGCATCTATGATGTACCAGGGTCTCTTTTGAGGGGGACGTCTGATCACACAATAg AGGAGCAAAATGAGGAGGAAGTCTACTGGAGGATATAA